A single genomic interval of Paralichthys olivaceus isolate ysfri-2021 chromosome 7, ASM2471397v2, whole genome shotgun sequence harbors:
- the znf277 gene encoding zinc finger protein 277 isoform X2: MVISDVKLIADLPKYLLYWKGRFLEQPITDFCSVIKTNSTGPVEKQENYFLLCDVLPEDRLLREKLQQKRLEEVLEQQQQERDDSSFQRLCMFCSDEFAGNRSSLLNHMAREHSFSIGLPDNIVFCSEFLDTLQSKLDNLQCLYCEKTFRDKTTLKDHMRKKAHRRINANNSEYDRFYVINYLELGKTWEEVQSEDDRELVDNNDDDDWSDWQAHPVSAVCLFCDCQSETMEQIYSHMKDAHDFDLQKLKTELNLRFYQQVKLVNFIRRQIHQSRCYGCQEKFLSRADVLRHIAAEGHVMKLPDVSTWDQPQYFFPTYENDALLCTLSDSDEAESEETNHSVDVPVIAEDMSNLRALRQTSVLNQLLKNKS; encoded by the exons ATGGTCATTAGTGACGTCAAACTCATCGCGGACCTGCCGAA GTACTTGTTGTACTGGAAAGGCAGATTCCTGGAGCAGCCGATCACAGATTTCTGCAGCGTCATCAAAACAAACTCCACCGGTCCAGTTG agaaacaagagaactACTTCCTGCTGTGTGACGTTCTTCCAGAAGATCGACTCCTCCGAGAGAAGCTCCAACAGAAACGACTG gaggaggtgctggagcagcagcagcaggagagagacgACAGCAGCTTCCAGCGTCTCTGCATGTTCTGCAGCGACGAGTTCGCTGGAAACAG GTCATCTCTGCTGAACCACATGGCCCGAGAACATTCCTTCAGCATCGGACTCCCGGACAACATCGTCTTCTGCAGCGAGTTCCTGGACACACTGCAGAGCAAACTGGACAA TCTGCAGTGTTTGTACTGTGAGAAGACGTTCAGAGATAAAACCACATTGAAAGATCACATGAGGAAAAAAGCTCATCGTCGCATCAACGCCAACAACAGCGAATACGACCGCTTCTACGTCATCAACTACCTG GAGCTGGGGAAGACGTGGGAGGAGGTGCAGAGCGAGGACGACCGGGAACTGGTCGACAACAATGATGACGA TGATTGGTCGGACTGGCAGGCTCATCCGgtgtctgctgtgtgtctgttctgtgATTGTCAGTCGGAGACGATGGAGCAGATCTACTCACACATGAAG GACGCTCATGACTTCGATCTTCAGAAGCTGAAGACAGAACTCA ACCTCAGGTTCTATCAGCAGGTCAAACTGGTGAACTTCATCCGGCGGCAGATCCACCAGAGCCGCTGCTACGGCTGCCAGGAGAAGTTCCTCTCCAGAGCCGACGTGCTGCGTCACATCGCGGCTGAAGGTCACGTGATGAAGCTGCCAGACGTGTCCACCTGGGACCAGCCGCA GTATTTCTTCCCCACGTATGAGAACGACGCCCTCTTGTGTACGTTATCTGACAGTGACGAAGCTGAAAGTGAGGAGACAAATCATAGCGTGGACGTCCCGGTGATCGCAGAGGACATGTCCAACCTCCGAGCCCTGAGACAGACCAGCGTCCTCAACCAGCTGCTGAAGAACAAAAGCTAA
- the znf277 gene encoding zinc finger protein 277 isoform X1 — protein MAASDRRGDGQDSILEPLCFPEQHVDALQRPHPEPLLCLFCSESTPLPQKDVLLKHLLLEHKMVISDVKLIADLPKYLLYWKGRFLEQPITDFCSVIKTNSTGPVEKQENYFLLCDVLPEDRLLREKLQQKRLEEVLEQQQQERDDSSFQRLCMFCSDEFAGNRSSLLNHMAREHSFSIGLPDNIVFCSEFLDTLQSKLDNLQCLYCEKTFRDKTTLKDHMRKKAHRRINANNSEYDRFYVINYLELGKTWEEVQSEDDRELVDNNDDDDWSDWQAHPVSAVCLFCDCQSETMEQIYSHMKDAHDFDLQKLKTELNLRFYQQVKLVNFIRRQIHQSRCYGCQEKFLSRADVLRHIAAEGHVMKLPDVSTWDQPQYFFPTYENDALLCTLSDSDEAESEETNHSVDVPVIAEDMSNLRALRQTSVLNQLLKNKS, from the exons ATGGCCGCCAGCGACAGGAGGGGGGATG GTCAGGACAGTATTCTGGAGCCGCTGTGTTTTCCAGAGCAGCACGTCGACGCCCTGCAGCGACCTCACCCAGAGCCGCTGCTGTGTCTGTTCTGCTCCGAGTCCACCCCCCTGCCGCAGAAGGACGTCCTCCTCAAACACCTGCTGCTGGAGCACAAGATGGTCATTAGTGACGTCAAACTCATCGCGGACCTGCCGAA GTACTTGTTGTACTGGAAAGGCAGATTCCTGGAGCAGCCGATCACAGATTTCTGCAGCGTCATCAAAACAAACTCCACCGGTCCAGTTG agaaacaagagaactACTTCCTGCTGTGTGACGTTCTTCCAGAAGATCGACTCCTCCGAGAGAAGCTCCAACAGAAACGACTG gaggaggtgctggagcagcagcagcaggagagagacgACAGCAGCTTCCAGCGTCTCTGCATGTTCTGCAGCGACGAGTTCGCTGGAAACAG GTCATCTCTGCTGAACCACATGGCCCGAGAACATTCCTTCAGCATCGGACTCCCGGACAACATCGTCTTCTGCAGCGAGTTCCTGGACACACTGCAGAGCAAACTGGACAA TCTGCAGTGTTTGTACTGTGAGAAGACGTTCAGAGATAAAACCACATTGAAAGATCACATGAGGAAAAAAGCTCATCGTCGCATCAACGCCAACAACAGCGAATACGACCGCTTCTACGTCATCAACTACCTG GAGCTGGGGAAGACGTGGGAGGAGGTGCAGAGCGAGGACGACCGGGAACTGGTCGACAACAATGATGACGA TGATTGGTCGGACTGGCAGGCTCATCCGgtgtctgctgtgtgtctgttctgtgATTGTCAGTCGGAGACGATGGAGCAGATCTACTCACACATGAAG GACGCTCATGACTTCGATCTTCAGAAGCTGAAGACAGAACTCA ACCTCAGGTTCTATCAGCAGGTCAAACTGGTGAACTTCATCCGGCGGCAGATCCACCAGAGCCGCTGCTACGGCTGCCAGGAGAAGTTCCTCTCCAGAGCCGACGTGCTGCGTCACATCGCGGCTGAAGGTCACGTGATGAAGCTGCCAGACGTGTCCACCTGGGACCAGCCGCA GTATTTCTTCCCCACGTATGAGAACGACGCCCTCTTGTGTACGTTATCTGACAGTGACGAAGCTGAAAGTGAGGAGACAAATCATAGCGTGGACGTCCCGGTGATCGCAGAGGACATGTCCAACCTCCGAGCCCTGAGACAGACCAGCGTCCTCAACCAGCTGCTGAAGAACAAAAGCTAA